The genomic DNA TAGAGACCACTAAAAGTTTAGCAGCTGCACTGGATATTCTTAATAATGCCACAAGAGACATTGCCATGCTAAATGGAAGGTTACTAGAGGCAAGCTGTGAGATGAACAAAAATTTCCAGTTGCCGGAACAGAATTGTATAGGGAATTATAATCCAGATCAGGAATATGAAGAGGAAGAAACTGTTGGAGCTGCAGGTGGCATTGCCTGCAGCCCAGTAAAACACCTGTATCAGAATGGCTCAAGTGATTTATACCCTGGGTCAAATGGCAGTTATGACCTAGTTAATGAAGACGTTGACTTAAATAATCCACCTCTTTTGTGCAATGGATTTCACACTCAAACGAAAAATATGTGTATGGACCTAAATCCAGGAGATGTGCATATTTTTGAGCCTAGGCAAAATGGTGATTGTGATTTAGAAATGGATTCTGAGGAGGGCTTGCTGAATCCAAATAAACCCTTGTCTGTTGTAGTACAAGCACAAGAATCTGGTATGGTGAATGGTATCAAAGCTGAGGACACTGAAAGAGATCAAAGGCTAGATGGAAAAGATGAGCAAGGATTGAGAAATGTAGCTGTTTTTGGTAGACGTCCTTTTCTTGTTGATGCTCACTGGTTTAAAGCTAAAATGGAAGACAAAGCTGTTGATACAGCAGATTTGGACATTAAGGAAGATCCCATGGGTCTAAATGGAATTGACCTTATTACAGCTGCTTTGCTTTTTTGCTTAGGGGATTCACCTGGGGGAAGAGGCATTTCAGACAGTCGGAATGTTGATGGCTATCATGTTGATTTCGGAACACAGACTTTTTCGTTCCCATCTGCAATACTTGCTACAAATACAATGGTCGGAGAAATTGCCTCAGCTTCTGCATGTGACCATGCAAATCCACAGCTTTCTAACCCCAGTCCTTTTCAGACACTGGGTCTGGATTTAGTGCTGGAATGTGTCGCAAGGTATCAAACTAAACAGAGATCAATGTTTACGTTTTTATGTGGGCAACTATTTAGAAGGGATGAATTTTCTTCTCATTTCAAAAACGTTCACGGTGATATTCATGCAGGCCTCAATGGTTGGATAGAACAAAGATGTCCCTTGGCATATTATGGATGCACTTATTCCCAACGCAGATTTTGCCCTTCAACGCAAGGATCAAAAATTATTCACGATCGACATTTGAGATCATTTGGTGTTCAACCTCATTTATCTGCCTGCTTTGAAAATGCAAGGAGTTGTTCAGTAGGACTGTCACATGATCATTTTAGTAATTTACCATACGAGGTTCTCCAGCACATTGCAGGATTCCTCGATGGGTTTAGCTTATGCCAATTTTCTAGGGTATCCAAACTTATGAGGGATGTGTGTGCCAGTTTGCTTCAAGCCCGTGGAATGGTTGTTCTGTTGTGGGAAAAGAGACAGTACCCATCTGGAAGTTCATGGCAAATCAAAGAAAAGGTTAGTCCTTATCACTTTAACTCACTTGAAGTTCTAAACCATTGCAAGCAATGTAAGCATTAATACATAGTCTATTTGCTTTTAGAAGAATAAAAATTTGGTTTTAATTGGATAATTATCCTGGATAATGATAATTGTAAGTAGCCCAGCAACACCAGGgagcaaatatgttttaaataatgttataCAGGTtgttcaatcattctttactttTGGGAGCAGGTAATAACTATGTATTTTCAAAGGTTTGGGGAACATGGGGCACTAAAAATTCTTTCAGCATTTTTCCAGCAGTGagagcttaaaggacatgtaaagcctacattttcctaccatgtatataagttgggcagatcttccccacccaagccacatcatttgtaatGCATATAACACCTCCATTTGCCAGCGACATCGCATTTTCCTAAATCAAATAGCAGCTTTTatccggcggccattttccctctgacacatcatcagtgtctccaaagatgccccagtagctccccatcttcttttctgctgagtcactgcacatgctctgtgctgctgtaacttgctcagcttagggacccactcacaatatacagtacacatagaatagaaatgtcacagtataaggctgattagtaattgatacagataattactacatggcagcactgaaaccagtgcaactagtatcagaatttaataataagccctgtagcatcagtttgtATTACAGGCcatacctcattttctgcttgataatttgcgacgacccctaagcttagcttctcaacagctgctcagagcccactgcgcatgtgagtgtcgcagacactttccaagatggtgaccccctgtgacaagtgtgaagtcctggatcattgctgctattcacaagctgaaactttaggctggtgcaataagtgcagtatatcaaatatggcatttttagccacgttcatttttagggtttagttctcctttaagataatacTCCATATGCTATGCTGAATACAGTAACTGGTAGGTACATGCAAAACTAAAACattcaacttttattttcaaaagttCAGGATAGATATTGTCActtgaaataaatttttttccaAGGGATGTCATAAACCCAAGTAGTCTGAAAACCTCTGCTTTAATCACAGGTCCAGGCTGAAGCCTGCACATGTAGATACGGGTCAGGTTGGGTGCGGATAACTGTGAACCAATCCATGCATCACTAATTCTGAGGATTTTAGAATGAGAATGATTGTAGTTACGATTGTAGTAAAGTAGTTGCAATCTACTCTATGTGCCATAgaccttaaaggagtggtttacctttaagttaacttgtagtatgttatagaatgttcaattctaagcaacttttcaattggtcttcattttttcttttttatagttttcaaattatttgccttcttcctcttctgactctttacagctttcaattGGGGCTCACTGACCCAGACTTAAAAACAagatactctgtaaggctacaaatgtgttgtcattgctacttttttattacacatatttcttttctgcccctctcctattcatattccagtcccttattcaaatcaatgcatggttgctagggtaatttggaccatagaaaccagattgttgaaattgcaaactggagagctgctgcataataaagtaaataatttaaaacccacaaataatagaaaataaaagccaatagcaaattgtctcagaatatcactctctacaacagtgatccccaaccagtagctcgtgagcaacatgttgctctccaaccccttggatgttgctctcagggtcctcaaagcaggtgcttattttcggattccaagcttgaaagcaagttttatttgcataaaaactaagtatagtgccaggtAGGCTGTCAGTTCCACatcggggctaccaaatagccaatcacagctcttatttggcaccccaatggactttttcatgcttgtgttgctccccaactgtttttacatttgaatgtggctcacgggtaaaaaaaggttggggacccctgctctacaacatactaaaagtaaatggtGAACAGCCACTTTAATCACTAAACCCAATGTTTCTCACCTTGAGCCAACATTCAAAGCATGGTTTAGGTTGATAATTgaggagaaagtgggacagaacAACTCTGTGATGCAGAACAAACAAGGGATGTCATTATATTGTTTAGAGCAGCCACATCCAAGAGCTTGGTGAGCAGCATATTGCCcctgagccactagttggggatcactggtgtatttctttttttgttatttagatttttattcagcagctctccagtttgcaatatgaataggagaggccagaatagaaccttgagtaataaaaagtagcaataacaatatatttgtagccttacagagcatttgatttttagatgaggtcagtgacccccatttgaaaactgtaaaaggTCGGAAGAAGGCgcatcattcaaaaactataatgaaggccaattgaaaaagttgcttagaataaaacattctataacatactaaaggtgaaacacctctttaaaggagaactaaagccccctAAACTTCCTGGCGATGCCCCCTCCCCACACTGTGCATTAGTGAAAAAATAACcccttttaaaaaatctgattattaaatgcagagcagcacagtGAAGCTCCTGGTCACCATCTTCTGACtcttcggggccgattcactaacttcgagtgaaggattcaaagtaaaaaaacttcgaatttcgaagttttttttggggtacttcgaccttcgattcgaagtaaaaatcgttcgactattcgatagtcgaagtactgtctctttaaaaaaaacttcgaccccctagttcgccatctaaaagctaccgaagtcaatgttagcctatggggaaggtccccatatatCTATATGTTCTGTGTTTTCTCCTATTTAAGTTCCTTAGCCAGACTTTAATTGCATCATAAATATGACTTTAGCATTTTGTCCAAATtgagaagggatgcaccgaatccactgttatGGATTCGGCcagacccccgaatccttcgcgaaagatttggccgaataccgaaccggatcctattttgcatatgcaaattaggggttggaaggggaaaacattttttttacttttttaacaaaaagtcacgcaatttccctctccacaactaa from Xenopus laevis strain J_2021 chromosome 5S, Xenopus_laevis_v10.1, whole genome shotgun sequence includes the following:
- the fbxo30.S gene encoding F-box protein 30 S homeolog (The RefSeq protein has 1 substitution compared to this genomic sequence), which translates into the protein MDEKPQHSHCVNCVSRRCMIRPDNGVSCDLIGCPHVCGAVFHSCKADEHRILCPLERVPCLNNGFGCPFFVTRNKLAEHLQICPASVVCCTMEWNRWPVSYADRKSYETLSKDVDEVEQLDMALALQDQRMLLESLKVATTMPKTSEKLESHKPISAESLNCDKPTANGIANGLADEITNGIALKPADQISNGIAFKPADGLADEITNGVASEIANGIAHGVSDDEDSYSALYQATVETTKSLAAALDILNNATRDIAMLNGRLLEASCEMNKNFQLPEQNCIGNYNPDQEYEEEETVGAAGGIACSPVKHLYQNGSSDLYPGSNGSYDLVNEDVDLNNPPLLCNGFHTQTKNMCMDLNPGDVHIFEPRQNGDCDLEMDSEEGLLNPNKPLSVVVQAQESGMVYGIKAEDTERDQRLDGKDEQGLRNVAVFGRRPFLVDAHWFKAKMEDKAVDTADLDIKEDPMGLNGIDLITAALLFCLGDSPGGRGISDSRNVDGYHVDFGTQTFSFPSAILATNTMVGEIASASACDHANPQLSNPSPFQTLGLDLVLECVARYQTKQRSMFTFLCGQLFRRDEFSSHFKNVHGDIHAGLNGWIEQRCPLAYYGCTYSQRRFCPSTQGSKIIHDRHLRSFGVQPHLSACFENARSCSVGLSHDHFSNLPYEVLQHIAGFLDGFSLCQFSRVSKLMRDVCASLLQARGMVVLLWEKRQYPSGSSWQIKEKVWRFSTAFCTVREWKFAGSVSMADHLKKCSYNTVEKREEAVPLPCMCVTRELTKDGRSLRSVLKPVL